From Deltaproteobacteria bacterium:
TCGCCCACTTCGGCTTCTACGGCGTCGGGGGGTTCCTGTTCGTCTTGTGGCGCAGGGAGATCGGCACGGGAGCGGCGGTGGCGGTCGTTTTGGCGGCGATCTTCGCGGCTCTCCTGGGCGCCGTCGACGAGTTTCACCAGCAGTGGATCCCGGGCCGGTCGATGGACCTCCTCGACTGGGTGGCCGACTTCGCGGGCGGGACGGCGGGGAGCTTCTGCTCGGCCGTTGCGGCTTCGATGATCCCGTTTCTCCTCACGCCGAAAGATCCGCCCTCTTCCCACGCCGCCACGGATTGAACCGTCATTCATTCTTGCGTTTGACATGCGTTTCCGATATGTTGTGGCGTTCGAAGCATTGAATCCCATGGGAGGTGCGACGTGAAGATCCTGGTCGCCATCAAGCCGGTCCCCAACCCCGACGAGAAGGTCAAGATCAAGGGGGACGGGAGCGGGATCGTCCTGGACAACATCAAGATGGTCGTGAACCCGTTCTGCGAGATCGCGGTCGAGGAGGCGCTGCGGATCCGGGAGAAGCTGACCGGAGAGGTGGTCATCGTCACCGTCGGCCCGAAGGGGAGCGAGCAGCAGGTGCGCACGGCGCTGGCGATGGGCGCGGACCGCGCGGTGCTGGTCGAGGCGGGGTCGGACCTCGACTCGCTGGCGGTGGCGAAGGTGCTGGCGAAGGTCGTCGCCGACGAAAAGGCCGAGATCGTGCTGATGGGGAAGCAGTCGGTCGACGACGACAACAACCAGGTGGGGCAGATCCTCGCGGCGGTGCTCGGATGGCCGCAGGCGACCTTCGCGTCGAAGATCGAGTTCGCCGCGGACAACAAGAAGGCGAACGTGACCCGCGAGGTCGACGGCGGGCTGGAGACGATCGAGGTGGCGCTCCCGGCGGTGGTGACCACGGACCTGCGGCTGAACGAGCCGCGGTACGCGTCGCTCCCCGGCATCATGAAGGCGAAGAGGAAGGAACTGAAGGTCGTTCCGCTGGCATCGCTGGGCGTGGACACGGCCCCGAGGGTGAAGGTTCTCTCGTACGCGCCGCCGAAGCAGCGCGCGGGAGGCGGACGGGTGGCGGATGTCGCGGAGCTGGTGTCGA
This genomic window contains:
- a CDS encoding VanZ family protein, which codes for MTRGRLYLVMLAGWVALTLTLTSLPNPDFGPSFPGADKVAHFGFYGVGGFLFVLWRREIGTGAAVAVVLAAIFAALLGAVDEFHQQWIPGRSMDLLDWVADFAGGTAGSFCSAVAASMIPFLLTPKDPPSSHAATD
- a CDS encoding electron transfer flavoprotein subunit beta/FixA family protein, which encodes MKILVAIKPVPNPDEKVKIKGDGSGIVLDNIKMVVNPFCEIAVEEALRIREKLTGEVVIVTVGPKGSEQQVRTALAMGADRAVLVEAGSDLDSLAVAKVLAKVVADEKAEIVLMGKQSVDDDNNQVGQILAAVLGWPQATFASKIEFAADNKKANVTREVDGGLETIEVALPAVVTTDLRLNEPRYASLPGIMKAKRKELKVVPLASLGVDTAPRVKVLSYAPPKQRAGGGRVADVAELVSKLKSEAKVL